A window of the Xiashengella succiniciproducens genome harbors these coding sequences:
- a CDS encoding YhcH/YjgK/YiaL family protein gives MIIDKLENASRYFMLHPSLEQAFDFIESMEDDDFFTGKREIVGDHLYCSGISGETKGFDENIWEAHERYLDIHYVLEGKERVFFADPEEVKVKEAYNEEKDLTVYEGEGKEYHIPAGGFVIFFPGEIHKTMVSSGQPEPVKKLVIKLELA, from the coding sequence ATGATAATAGACAAACTAGAGAATGCATCACGTTATTTCATGCTTCATCCATCATTGGAACAAGCTTTTGATTTTATTGAGTCGATGGAGGATGATGATTTCTTTACGGGAAAGCGTGAGATCGTTGGAGATCACCTGTATTGTAGCGGGATTTCAGGCGAAACTAAGGGATTTGATGAGAATATCTGGGAAGCTCATGAGAGGTACCTGGATATTCATTATGTGCTTGAGGGAAAGGAAAGAGTGTTCTTTGCAGATCCTGAAGAGGTAAAGGTCAAGGAGGCCTATAATGAAGAAAAAGACCTGACCGTTTATGAAGGAGAAGGGAAAGAATACCACATTCCTGCTGGAGGTTTTGTGATATTCTTTCCTGGTGAGATTCACAAGACAATGGTGAGTTCCGGTCAGCCGGAACCCGTTAAAAAGCTTGTTATAAAGCTTGAACTGGCTTAG
- a CDS encoding mechanosensitive ion channel family protein, translating to MIKQRTGRASLGRVPYAYIITVSFLIVLLIVKYLVWDGLLDLPVRVNSALNFMIQLLGVWLLISVFLKLTKRSFQKFFHEPEERIFFSKIYSWSLYTIGVLYILSQLGVSLGNITLVIGLLATGLAFAIREILLSVFGWLILLRKRPFRIGDYIKIDGREGRVLHIGTFYVRIDMSEKRGEDFTQIPNRFFLEKSIDVLGKSTILDTIEFPLAYVPANFSELTQKFQQDILKLAKSKEYLKTYLDVKDNKLLLVVEVELDFDSRFELRSRIVELINGLLGEAASFSK from the coding sequence ATGATTAAACAACGAACTGGCAGAGCTTCTCTTGGACGTGTTCCTTATGCATATATAATTACAGTATCCTTTTTAATTGTCCTGTTAATCGTTAAGTATTTGGTGTGGGATGGCTTGCTGGACCTTCCCGTAAGGGTTAACAGTGCCCTAAACTTTATGATACAACTGCTGGGGGTATGGTTGCTAATTAGTGTTTTCCTGAAACTTACAAAAAGGAGTTTTCAGAAGTTCTTTCACGAACCTGAAGAGCGTATATTCTTTTCGAAAATATACAGCTGGAGTCTGTACACGATTGGCGTATTATATATCTTATCTCAATTGGGTGTATCATTGGGTAATATCACTCTGGTAATCGGTTTGCTTGCAACCGGTCTTGCCTTTGCAATCAGGGAAATCCTCCTTTCTGTATTTGGCTGGCTGATTTTGCTTCGCAAAAGGCCGTTCAGGATAGGCGATTATATTAAGATTGACGGACGTGAGGGTCGGGTTCTGCATATTGGCACCTTCTATGTGAGAATAGATATGTCAGAGAAAAGGGGAGAGGACTTTACACAGATACCTAATCGCTTCTTTCTGGAGAAGAGCATTGACGTTTTGGGTAAGAGCACAATACTGGATACGATTGAGTTTCCTTTAGCATATGTGCCGGCTAATTTTAGTGAGTTGACCCAAAAATTTCAGCAGGATATACTAAAGCTTGCCAAGAGTAAAGAGTATCTGAAGACTTACCTGGACGTTAAGGACAACAAGTTGTTGCTTGTGGTAGAGGTGGAGCTGGATTTTGACTCCAGATTTGAACTAAGATCACGGATAGTCGAGCTTATAAATGGCTTACTTGGCGAGGCCGCTTCATTCTCAAAGTAA
- a CDS encoding M3 family metallopeptidase, whose translation MSDYNPLLEDFNTPYQTVPFDKIKAEHYVPAFKVAMEHGREDIKAIISNTEEPSFANTIEALENSGKLLTRISSVFFNLNEAETSEDIQKVAREVSPLLSEYSNDIWLNEELFARVKAVYDKKDELNLNTEESMLLNQVYKTFVRGGALLGEAEKQRYREITAELSQLSLQFAENLLAETNSFKLLITDTADLAGLPESEIENAKHLAESEGQEGWMFTLHAPSMGPFLKYADNRDLREKLQRASLSRANNNNEYDNKAIMVKIANLRLEKANLLGYASHADYALEERMAQNAANVYDLLNQLYEKSYPHAKNDVIEVSNFAKKSGLNDELQRWDFSYYSEKLRRSLFDLDDEMIRPYFQLENVKQGVFGLANKLYGLTFKENKEIPVYHPDVQAYEVYDKDGTILAIFYTDFHPRKSKQGGAWMTSFREQHKVNGERVIPHISIVCNFTQPSPSRPSLLTFYEVTTFLHEFGHALHGMLSDVTYESLAGTSVYRDFVELPSQIMENWALEREWLEMCATHYQTGETIPAELIEKIINSDNFQSGYASVRQLGFGFNDLGWHTVTTPITEDPIEFEKKAMAKTELFPEVEGSCVSTAFSHIFDGGYAAGYYSYKWAEVLDADAFSVFKENGIFDSATAERFRECILSKGGTEHPMDLYVRFRGEKPSVDALLKRSGLLDTPKPVQAL comes from the coding sequence ATGTCAGACTACAATCCTTTGCTTGAGGACTTTAACACGCCGTATCAGACCGTTCCTTTCGACAAGATAAAAGCAGAGCATTACGTTCCAGCCTTTAAGGTTGCAATGGAACATGGACGAGAAGATATCAAAGCAATCATCAGCAATACTGAAGAACCCAGTTTTGCAAATACAATAGAAGCTCTCGAGAATAGCGGTAAACTTCTAACCCGTATTAGTTCTGTATTCTTCAATCTCAATGAGGCTGAAACAAGTGAGGATATACAGAAAGTTGCCCGCGAAGTATCTCCCCTTCTTTCTGAGTATAGCAATGATATCTGGCTTAACGAGGAACTGTTTGCCAGAGTAAAAGCCGTATACGACAAGAAGGATGAGCTTAACCTGAATACTGAAGAAAGTATGCTCCTCAATCAGGTATACAAAACCTTTGTACGTGGGGGAGCTCTTCTTGGAGAAGCTGAAAAACAAAGGTATAGGGAGATCACTGCAGAACTGTCACAGCTTTCTCTGCAATTCGCAGAAAACCTACTGGCAGAAACCAACAGTTTTAAACTTCTTATTACTGATACTGCTGATCTTGCTGGTCTTCCTGAGTCTGAAATTGAAAACGCCAAGCACCTGGCTGAAAGCGAAGGGCAGGAAGGCTGGATGTTTACTTTACATGCCCCTAGTATGGGTCCCTTCCTGAAGTATGCAGATAACAGAGACCTACGTGAAAAGCTTCAAAGGGCATCTTTATCAAGAGCCAACAATAACAACGAATACGACAACAAGGCCATCATGGTGAAGATTGCCAATCTTCGTCTTGAAAAGGCCAATCTGCTCGGCTATGCTTCTCATGCAGATTATGCACTTGAAGAAAGAATGGCTCAAAATGCTGCTAATGTATACGACCTGCTCAATCAGCTGTACGAGAAGTCATATCCGCATGCAAAGAATGACGTGATTGAAGTAAGTAATTTTGCAAAAAAGTCAGGACTTAACGATGAACTGCAACGTTGGGACTTTTCATACTATTCCGAAAAGCTCCGTCGTTCGCTTTTCGACCTTGATGACGAGATGATCAGACCTTACTTCCAACTAGAAAATGTAAAGCAAGGCGTCTTTGGTCTGGCCAATAAGTTATATGGCCTTACATTTAAGGAAAATAAGGAAATACCTGTTTATCATCCTGATGTACAAGCCTATGAGGTTTACGATAAGGACGGTACTATACTTGCTATTTTCTATACCGACTTCCACCCACGCAAATCAAAACAAGGTGGAGCCTGGATGACCTCTTTCAGGGAACAACATAAGGTAAATGGAGAAAGAGTTATACCGCATATCTCTATAGTATGCAACTTTACCCAACCATCGCCTTCACGTCCTTCACTGCTTACTTTCTATGAAGTAACAACCTTCCTACATGAATTTGGTCACGCATTGCATGGCATGCTTAGCGATGTTACTTACGAAAGTCTTGCAGGAACAAGTGTTTACCGGGATTTCGTTGAACTTCCATCTCAGATCATGGAAAACTGGGCTCTTGAGAGAGAATGGCTTGAAATGTGTGCAACTCACTATCAAACCGGTGAGACAATACCTGCTGAACTGATTGAGAAGATTATTAATTCTGATAACTTCCAAAGCGGTTACGCATCTGTTCGCCAACTTGGTTTTGGATTCAACGATTTGGGATGGCATACTGTAACCACACCAATTACAGAAGATCCTATTGAATTTGAAAAGAAGGCTATGGCTAAAACAGAGCTCTTCCCAGAAGTTGAAGGAAGCTGTGTAAGTACTGCTTTCAGCCATATCTTTGACGGAGGCTATGCTGCCGGTTACTATAGTTACAAATGGGCTGAAGTTCTCGATGCTGATGCCTTCTCGGTATTCAAAGAAAACGGAATCTTTGACAGTGCTACTGCCGAAAGATTCCGCGAATGTATCTTATCAAAGGGAGGTACTGAGCACCCAATGGATCTTTATGTCAGATTCAGAGGTGAAAAGCCTTCAGTTGACGCACTGCTAAAAAGAAGCGGACTGCTGGATACTCCTAAGCCAGTTCAAGCTTTATAA
- a CDS encoding nitric-oxide reductase large subunit, whose product MKTRRLWIGFIAVITISFAVLLYYGREIYREAPPVPEKVVTVTGEVLFSGQEIKDGQNVWQSLGGQQVGTIWGHGAYQAPDWTADWLHREAVYMLDALSIASHGKAYDELEGDQQAALQVLLQKDLRTNTYDRETGVLTVSSLRAEAIAYNSRYYAGLFTDNPSMDHLREAYAIPANSLKDPERVHQLNAFFFWASWACVAQRPGQEISYTNNWPPEKLVANTPTGSMILWTGFSVILLLAGIGLMVWYYASTKEEEPIVAPPASPVANLAQTPSQRATLKYFIIVTFLILVQVVMGVVTAHYGVEGLGFYGIPLADWLPYSVSRTWHVQLAIFWIATSWLATGLYYAPTIVGKEPKFQKLGVDLLFYALLVIVLGSLAGQWMGIMQKLGLVENFWFGHQGYEYVDLGRFWQWFLFAGLFIWLFLMGRAIIPAIKQKAGNHHLLIMFLIACVAIALFYGAGLMWGRQTNLAIAEYWRWWVVHLWVEGFFEVFAVAVMSFLFVRLKLLRAQMATAAVLFTTIIFLSGGILGTFHHLYFTGTPTAIMAIGATFSALEVVPLVLVGYEAYDHMKLSRSSDWISSYKWPIYCFIAVAFWNLVGAGIFGFLINPPIALYYMQGLNTTPVHGHAALFGVYGILGIGLMLFVLRDMNTDLKWKDTWIKYAFWLINIGLLAMVTLSLLPIGLAQTVASVQEGLWYARSAEFMQQDYITVFKWLRVIGDTLFAIGTLALVWFVIGLRTGWSIEKRN is encoded by the coding sequence ATGAAAACAAGAAGACTATGGATCGGATTCATTGCGGTAATCACAATCTCGTTTGCCGTATTGCTTTATTATGGTAGGGAAATCTATCGTGAAGCTCCACCTGTTCCCGAAAAGGTAGTAACTGTTACAGGAGAAGTGCTATTTTCAGGACAGGAAATTAAAGATGGCCAGAATGTATGGCAGTCGCTCGGAGGCCAACAGGTTGGAACAATCTGGGGCCATGGAGCTTACCAGGCTCCAGACTGGACAGCTGACTGGCTTCACAGAGAAGCTGTTTATATGCTGGATGCACTATCTATTGCCAGTCATGGGAAAGCTTATGATGAACTGGAGGGTGATCAGCAAGCAGCCTTACAGGTACTTCTCCAAAAGGATCTAAGAACCAATACCTATGACAGGGAAACCGGGGTTCTTACTGTTTCGTCCCTTAGAGCTGAGGCTATAGCCTATAACTCACGATACTATGCCGGACTCTTTACTGACAATCCTTCAATGGATCACCTTAGAGAGGCTTATGCAATTCCGGCAAACTCACTAAAGGATCCGGAGAGGGTGCATCAGCTCAATGCCTTCTTTTTCTGGGCCTCATGGGCTTGTGTCGCTCAAAGACCAGGACAGGAAATCAGCTATACTAACAACTGGCCGCCTGAAAAACTGGTAGCAAACACTCCTACAGGTTCAATGATATTATGGACCGGGTTCAGTGTTATCCTGTTGCTTGCAGGCATTGGCTTAATGGTGTGGTACTATGCCTCCACAAAGGAAGAGGAACCGATAGTAGCACCTCCGGCTTCACCGGTTGCAAACTTAGCACAAACTCCTTCACAAAGAGCTACGCTGAAATACTTCATAATAGTAACCTTCCTGATATTAGTCCAGGTAGTCATGGGAGTAGTGACGGCTCACTACGGAGTAGAAGGTCTTGGATTTTATGGAATACCGCTTGCCGACTGGCTCCCCTACTCCGTTTCCCGCACATGGCACGTACAGCTGGCAATATTCTGGATAGCAACATCGTGGCTGGCAACTGGCTTATACTATGCACCGACTATAGTTGGTAAGGAGCCTAAGTTTCAGAAACTAGGTGTAGACCTCTTATTCTATGCCTTGTTAGTAATAGTACTTGGATCGCTTGCAGGCCAGTGGATGGGCATCATGCAGAAACTGGGACTTGTTGAGAATTTCTGGTTTGGTCACCAGGGCTATGAATATGTTGATCTTGGCAGATTCTGGCAGTGGTTTCTGTTTGCCGGACTATTTATATGGCTATTCCTGATGGGTAGAGCCATTATTCCAGCAATTAAGCAAAAAGCCGGCAATCACCATCTTCTAATAATGTTCCTGATTGCCTGTGTCGCCATTGCTCTGTTCTATGGTGCAGGTCTTATGTGGGGAAGGCAGACCAATCTTGCTATTGCCGAGTATTGGAGATGGTGGGTGGTTCACCTTTGGGTAGAAGGTTTCTTCGAGGTCTTTGCAGTAGCTGTGATGTCATTCCTCTTTGTCAGACTGAAACTGCTACGTGCACAAATGGCAACTGCTGCAGTACTCTTCACTACTATTATCTTTCTGTCGGGTGGTATACTAGGTACCTTCCACCACCTTTATTTCACAGGAACACCTACTGCCATCATGGCCATTGGTGCAACATTCAGTGCACTTGAGGTAGTACCTCTGGTCCTTGTCGGTTATGAGGCCTATGATCATATGAAACTATCAAGGAGCAGTGACTGGATTAGTTCTTACAAGTGGCCAATATATTGCTTTATTGCAGTAGCATTCTGGAACCTGGTCGGTGCAGGTATTTTCGGCTTTCTTATTAATCCTCCTATTGCCCTCTATTATATGCAGGGACTAAATACTACACCTGTTCACGGTCACGCTGCCCTCTTTGGAGTATATGGTATACTGGGTATCGGACTTATGCTTTTCGTACTGCGTGATATGAACACGGATCTGAAATGGAAGGACACCTGGATCAAATATGCTTTCTGGCTGATCAATATCGGATTGTTGGCAATGGTAACTCTTAGCCTGCTTCCGATTGGTCTTGCACAAACAGTTGCAAGCGTACAGGAAGGACTTTGGTACGCCCGCTCAGCTGAATTTATGCAACAGGATTATATTACTGTATTCAAATGGCTTAGGGTAATCGGAGATACTCTTTTTGCAATAGGTACTCTTGCACTGGTGTGGTTCGTCATTGGACTTAGAACCGGTTGGAGTATAGAAAAACGTAACTAA
- a CDS encoding PepSY-associated TM helix domain-containing protein, with protein sequence MNKNWKPYKKLHRWPGLILSFFLLYFGITGIFLNHREAFSHIDIKRKDLPGSYRYNNWNNASVKGSIRLPDDSLLVYGAIGIWKCDGEFGSFRPFNAGIPMGSDNRRVFDLHQNHLGHIYAATQFGLFAWDSNSGFWQRMPTVEGSTRFVGIESIGDTVYILSRSFLYRGISAGPATQLERIELKAPDDYRNTVSLMKTLWQTHSGEILGLPGQLFADLLGLVTIFLSLTGIIWFFFPDWIKRRKLAGKPRRKLIGVASWSLRWHNKIGELTFVFLAIMYLTGIFLRPPFLIAIANVEVPPVKYSNLDQPNPWYDKLRDLLYDNDKDQMLVSTLDGMFTLNRDDFSLEPFENQPPVSVMGITVFEPFENGAYLIGSFSGLFTWNPSNPVIINYVTGEEHYEKGGRPTGDFKVAGLITDPSGLRYMMDYDKGATPLWHDNDFPPMPEILTDNEGLSLWNVALEIHTGRFFSAILGDFYILIVPLAGLAGVVVVISGYILYRRKFKRKGVISTDVE encoded by the coding sequence ATGAATAAGAACTGGAAACCTTATAAGAAGCTACACAGATGGCCTGGGTTAATATTGTCATTTTTTCTGCTTTACTTCGGCATCACAGGGATATTTCTAAATCACAGAGAAGCCTTTTCCCACATTGATATCAAAAGGAAAGATCTTCCTGGCAGTTACAGATACAACAACTGGAACAATGCCTCCGTCAAGGGCAGCATCCGACTGCCTGATGACTCATTGCTTGTCTATGGGGCTATCGGAATATGGAAATGCGACGGAGAATTTGGTAGTTTCAGACCTTTCAATGCAGGAATCCCAATGGGATCCGACAACAGAAGGGTCTTTGATCTTCATCAGAACCATCTGGGACATATCTATGCAGCAACCCAGTTTGGTCTTTTTGCATGGGATTCCAATTCAGGTTTCTGGCAAAGGATGCCTACAGTGGAAGGAAGCACCCGCTTTGTCGGTATTGAGAGTATTGGAGATACTGTCTATATACTTAGCCGCTCCTTCCTGTACAGGGGAATATCTGCTGGTCCGGCTACCCAACTGGAGCGTATTGAGCTAAAGGCTCCTGATGATTATCGTAATACGGTAAGTCTGATGAAGACTTTATGGCAGACTCATTCAGGTGAGATACTCGGACTGCCTGGACAACTCTTTGCAGATCTCCTTGGACTTGTCACAATATTTCTGTCACTAACAGGCATTATCTGGTTCTTCTTTCCAGATTGGATAAAGCGACGCAAACTGGCAGGGAAACCAAGAAGGAAACTTATTGGTGTTGCTTCCTGGTCACTTAGATGGCACAACAAAATAGGTGAGCTGACCTTTGTCTTTCTTGCTATTATGTATCTGACGGGTATTTTCCTTCGTCCTCCCTTCCTTATAGCAATTGCAAATGTTGAAGTACCTCCTGTCAAATATTCAAACCTCGATCAGCCTAACCCCTGGTACGACAAACTACGTGATCTGCTATATGACAATGACAAAGATCAAATGCTTGTCTCAACCCTCGATGGTATGTTCACTTTGAACAGAGATGATTTCAGTCTTGAACCCTTCGAAAACCAGCCCCCGGTAAGTGTAATGGGAATTACAGTATTTGAACCATTCGAAAATGGGGCATATCTGATCGGATCCTTTAGTGGCTTATTTACATGGAATCCATCCAATCCGGTTATTATCAACTATGTCACTGGTGAAGAACACTATGAGAAAGGTGGAAGGCCTACAGGCGACTTTAAAGTCGCCGGCTTAATAACAGATCCCAGCGGCCTACGTTACATGATGGACTATGACAAAGGGGCTACTCCCCTTTGGCATGACAACGACTTCCCTCCCATGCCCGAAATATTAACCGATAATGAAGGGCTGTCGTTGTGGAATGTAGCGCTTGAGATACATACAGGGCGCTTTTTCTCTGCAATTCTGGGTGATTTTTACATTCTGATAGTTCCACTTGCAGGACTTGCCGGAGTTGTTGTTGTCATTAGCGGTTACATACTATATCGCAGAAAATTTAAAAGAAAGGGAGTGATAAGTACTGATGTTGAGTAA
- a CDS encoding GIN domain-containing protein, with amino-acid sequence MRKLLLILVSTFFVACEGILNIEIIGDGQPSDPILQRVGQFTSIDLYDSFELEIRSSDKQEVYIQAESNIVRYVNADVTDGRLFIQRLPNYDLVPRFPIKIIVTTPVLEEVNIYGNGKLLIDSLETPALKLNIYSRAKSELQDVLIDQLQLLSNSGGSVALDGVFRDLSFRQAGSGTSTITGYSDIARIIQEGSGIITANDLYANNINVSLFGSGLIYCRGLDGFSVLINDNGLVYYTGAEPDLIDIKGSGNLVRF; translated from the coding sequence GTGAGGAAGTTACTCCTGATTCTGGTTTCTACTTTTTTTGTTGCCTGCGAGGGAATTCTCAATATTGAAATAATTGGGGATGGGCAGCCGTCTGACCCTATTTTGCAAAGGGTTGGGCAATTTACTTCCATTGACTTATATGACTCTTTTGAACTTGAAATCAGATCCTCAGACAAGCAGGAAGTCTATATACAGGCAGAGAGTAATATTGTAAGGTATGTAAATGCCGATGTTACTGATGGACGACTTTTTATTCAGCGTCTTCCCAATTACGACCTGGTTCCACGCTTCCCTATCAAAATAATCGTTACCACTCCGGTACTCGAAGAGGTTAATATATACGGAAACGGGAAGCTTCTTATTGATTCACTTGAAACTCCAGCTCTCAAATTGAATATTTATTCACGTGCAAAATCAGAATTGCAGGATGTCCTTATAGATCAATTGCAGCTATTGTCCAATAGCGGGGGCAGTGTAGCATTAGACGGAGTATTCAGGGATCTTAGTTTCAGGCAGGCCGGCTCAGGTACTTCAACGATTACTGGTTATTCGGATATTGCCAGAATAATTCAGGAAGGCTCTGGAATTATTACTGCAAATGATCTGTATGCGAATAATATAAATGTGAGCCTCTTTGGTTCCGGACTTATTTACTGCAGAGGTCTTGACGGCTTTTCAGTTCTGATAAATGACAATGGTCTTGTGTATTACACAGGTGCCGAACCAGATCTTATAGATATCAAGGGTAGCGGCAACCTTGTTCGCTTCTGA
- a CDS encoding DUF6588 family protein, which translates to MKSSRKLPLLVLLALSVSAVGQKKVTDFLEMGKDAAGIMTKEYLRPYGEMLGKSLNGGWYNSASIHKLGGFDFNAGLKLQLGFLALYGDYTFGDYSMLSAGLGISFR; encoded by the coding sequence ATGAAAAGTAGTAGAAAGCTGCCATTATTAGTATTGCTGGCCTTGTCAGTATCTGCAGTAGGACAGAAGAAGGTGACTGATTTTCTTGAGATGGGTAAGGATGCAGCTGGGATCATGACCAAGGAGTATCTCAGACCTTACGGTGAGATGCTTGGTAAGTCACTTAACGGTGGATGGTATAATTCAGCATCTATCCACAAGCTTGGTGGCTTTGATTTCAATGCAGGGTTAAAGTTACAACTGGGCTTTTTGGCCTTATATGGTGACTATACCTTTGGTGATTACTCAATGTTATCAGCCGGGTTGGGAATAAGTTTCCGCTAA
- a CDS encoding bacteriohemerythrin — MTIEWNEKFSVSNTAIDAEHKSLFDALNSFYQGVQSGASNESLAALLTKLADYAATHFRSEEIFMKKIGFPELDRHKQEHQAFAEKIGGFLESYNSGKAPASFEVTHFIMDWIVNHIKREDMKYAKFSQGR; from the coding sequence ATGACAATCGAATGGAACGAGAAATTCTCGGTTAGCAACACTGCAATTGATGCTGAACATAAATCATTATTTGACGCCCTCAACAGCTTTTACCAGGGAGTACAGAGCGGGGCATCAAATGAAAGCCTTGCAGCCCTGCTTACTAAGCTTGCCGACTATGCTGCCACTCACTTCAGATCAGAGGAAATATTTATGAAAAAGATTGGTTTCCCCGAACTCGACAGACACAAGCAGGAGCACCAGGCCTTCGCAGAAAAGATTGGGGGCTTTTTAGAAAGTTACAATTCAGGTAAAGCCCCTGCTTCCTTTGAGGTAACACATTTTATTATGGACTGGATCGTCAATCATATCAAAAGAGAAGATATGAAGTACGCCAAGTTTTCGCAAGGCCGTTAA
- a CDS encoding right-handed parallel beta-helix repeat-containing protein gives MKFFTGIKATIPALCIIGLAACAQVQQEESEPIVYGPIDQVYELPQTAGTIYYVAPDGDPTADGLSLDKPTSIEAAIERVVTGDAIVMRGGEYRTGNLEFNQGITIQPYNDEKPVIKGCLIADNWQQDADGLWFTEWEYLFPGVPESWWVRQWNEKNTPLHRFNNDAVFIDGQLLQSAGSKEELNEETFLVDYDNKKIYLAADPSGKTVEITAFRKAIHRVVTDVHGKSSDGRGPVIKGLLVTMYPDTMVHIDGYYPQGVSAEEEHGKDVIGTVFENCTFSKSLRICVFAIGDSMVMRNCKIEDSNTEGLYIVASSDVLLERNIFGRNNIEKWTGFYPSAVKIFNQTHRVVCRENLITDNPFSNGLWYDVGNKDGIFINNRVENVGRTKIEDPADRIWGGMAGFFFEISEHVTVVGNTFVNNDMGVWILNSRSAEVYNNTFINSTAAFSRNSRGDGNDHFGWHIDTAPGVDERENHVFVNNLMIHNAELEKPMVNVSQPANMCERLPNPAMKVSDNNVYVTLPETGETTLISWSPFANEECNLKVTDLADFQAAFTQFEANSGFYANYQGVAPTTDSDKVVAEFEGHKFAAPIPEHIQKIAGWNLKEGETFIGAK, from the coding sequence ATGAAGTTTTTCACAGGAATCAAAGCAACCATCCCAGCCCTTTGTATTATTGGACTGGCAGCATGTGCACAGGTTCAGCAGGAAGAATCGGAGCCAATAGTATATGGTCCGATTGATCAGGTTTATGAACTACCCCAGACTGCCGGAACGATTTATTATGTTGCACCTGACGGTGACCCAACAGCCGACGGTTTAAGCCTTGACAAACCTACAAGTATTGAGGCTGCCATCGAGCGCGTAGTAACGGGTGATGCAATTGTAATGCGAGGTGGAGAATACCGCACTGGCAACCTTGAATTCAACCAGGGTATTACAATTCAGCCTTACAATGATGAGAAACCCGTTATTAAAGGCTGTCTGATTGCTGACAACTGGCAACAAGACGCAGACGGACTATGGTTTACTGAGTGGGAATATCTTTTTCCCGGTGTACCCGAAAGCTGGTGGGTAAGGCAATGGAATGAAAAAAACACTCCCCTGCACAGGTTTAACAATGATGCTGTCTTTATTGACGGACAGCTGCTGCAATCAGCAGGCAGCAAGGAAGAACTCAATGAGGAAACCTTCCTTGTAGACTATGATAACAAGAAGATTTATCTGGCTGCTGATCCTTCAGGAAAGACTGTTGAGATTACTGCTTTCAGAAAGGCTATCCACAGGGTAGTGACTGACGTTCATGGTAAGTCATCTGACGGACGAGGACCTGTTATCAAAGGTCTTCTGGTAACAATGTATCCTGACACCATGGTTCATATTGACGGTTACTATCCACAGGGAGTATCTGCCGAAGAGGAACATGGCAAGGACGTTATTGGAACAGTGTTTGAAAACTGTACATTCAGCAAGAGTTTGCGTATTTGTGTGTTCGCTATTGGCGACAGCATGGTAATGCGTAATTGCAAGATTGAAGACTCAAATACTGAAGGTCTTTATATAGTAGCTTCTTCAGATGTTCTTCTTGAAAGAAACATCTTCGGAAGAAACAACATAGAAAAGTGGACAGGTTTCTACCCATCTGCAGTTAAGATTTTCAACCAGACTCACAGGGTAGTATGCCGCGAAAACCTTATTACTGACAACCCATTCTCAAATGGTCTGTGGTATGATGTAGGTAACAAGGATGGTATCTTTATTAACAACAGAGTTGAAAATGTTGGTCGCACCAAGATTGAAGATCCGGCAGACAGAATCTGGGGAGGCATGGCAGGTTTCTTCTTTGAAATATCAGAACACGTTACTGTTGTTGGCAACACTTTTGTAAACAACGACATGGGTGTCTGGATTCTTAACAGTAGAAGTGCAGAGGTGTACAACAATACCTTTATCAATAGTACTGCAGCATTTTCACGTAACAGCCGTGGCGATGGAAATGACCACTTCGGATGGCACATTGATACCGCTCCAGGTGTTGATGAACGTGAAAACCATGTATTTGTAAACAATCTGATGATTCATAACGCAGAACTTGAAAAACCCATGGTTAATGTTTCTCAGCCTGCAAATATGTGTGAGCGTCTGCCCAATCCGGCTATGAAGGTGTCTGACAATAATGTATATGTAACTTTACCTGAAACTGGTGAGACTACCCTTATTTCGTGGAGTCCTTTTGCCAATGAGGAATGCAACCTAAAGGTAACAGACCTGGCAGATTTCCAGGCCGCTTTCACTCAGTTTGAAGCAAACAGTGGCTTCTATGCAAACTATCAGGGTGTGGCTCCTACAACCGATAGCGATAAGGTAGTCGCCGAATTTGAAGGCCATAAGTTTGCTGCTCCTATTCCAGAGCATATCCAAAAGATTGCAGGCTGGAACCTGAAGGAAGGTGAAACCTTTATCGGGGCAAAATAA